In Sphingomonas panacisoli, one genomic interval encodes:
- a CDS encoding DUF4142 domain-containing protein, with protein MKIVWGMALLAATPAALMAQMAAPPTKDFVKKAGASDLFERQEGRLMMTSTNPAVKKFAAEMVRDHTKSTNDIKAAARASRVVVPAPKLDAEQMRNLAALRAASGAARDQLYIDQQKAAHQSALVLMEAYGREGGAKPLRTAASKIAPVVKMHLDMLSKM; from the coding sequence ATGAAAATCGTTTGGGGAATGGCGCTGCTCGCGGCGACGCCGGCCGCACTGATGGCGCAGATGGCAGCGCCGCCGACCAAGGATTTCGTGAAGAAAGCCGGCGCGAGCGACCTGTTCGAGCGGCAGGAAGGCCGCCTCATGATGACGTCGACCAACCCGGCGGTGAAAAAGTTCGCCGCGGAGATGGTCCGCGATCACACCAAGAGCACCAACGATATCAAGGCCGCCGCGCGTGCGTCGCGCGTCGTGGTGCCCGCGCCGAAACTGGATGCCGAGCAGATGCGCAATCTTGCGGCGTTGCGGGCAGCAAGCGGGGCGGCGCGCGACCAACTCTATATCGACCAGCAGAAAGCGGCGCATCAGTCGGCGCTGGTGCTGATGGAAGCCTATGGCCGCGAAGGCGGCGCGAAACCGCTGCGGACGGCCGCGTCGAAAATAGCGCCGGTCGTGAAGATGCATCTCGACATGCTGTCGAAAATGTAG
- a CDS encoding SDR family NAD(P)-dependent oxidoreductase → MANKLAIVTGASTGIGFELASIAAKDGYDLIVVADEALIDAAARDFEQFGTDVQSVEADLSTITGVDTLLAAASGRQIDLLCANAGTGTGGAFLDQDVATWRHAVDTNVTGTIYLVQRVLRDMVARDDGKILVTGSIAGYIPGSFNAVYNATKAFVDNFTEALRNEIKESKGVTLTTLMPGPVDTEFFARGDMLDTQVGQDPNKADPADVAKDGWDAIMAGKGHIVSGWKNKLQVAAAGVVPQKVLAELHRGMAEPRSDD, encoded by the coding sequence ATGGCCAACAAACTTGCGATCGTAACCGGTGCCTCGACCGGTATCGGGTTCGAACTGGCGAGCATTGCTGCCAAGGATGGCTACGATTTGATCGTCGTTGCCGACGAAGCGCTGATCGACGCGGCGGCCCGTGATTTCGAGCAATTCGGCACTGATGTTCAATCGGTAGAGGCGGACCTGTCGACGATCACCGGTGTCGACACATTGCTGGCGGCCGCGAGCGGGCGGCAGATCGACTTGCTCTGCGCCAATGCCGGCACCGGTACCGGCGGTGCATTCCTCGATCAGGACGTCGCCACCTGGCGGCATGCCGTCGACACGAACGTGACGGGCACCATCTATCTGGTGCAACGCGTGTTGCGTGACATGGTGGCGCGCGACGACGGCAAGATACTCGTGACCGGGTCGATCGCGGGTTACATTCCCGGCAGCTTCAATGCGGTCTACAATGCGACGAAGGCATTCGTGGACAATTTCACCGAAGCGCTGCGCAACGAGATCAAGGAATCGAAAGGCGTCACGCTGACCACGCTGATGCCGGGGCCGGTCGATACCGAATTTTTCGCGCGGGGCGACATGCTCGACACGCAAGTAGGTCAGGACCCCAACAAGGCTGATCCGGCGGACGTCGCGAAGGACGGCTGGGACGCGATAATGGCGGGCAAGGGTCACATCGTGTCGGGCTGGAAGAACAAGCTGCAGGTCGCCGCCGCGGGTGTTGTGCCGCAGAAAGTGCTGGCCGAACTGCATCGCGGGATGGCCGAGCCTCGGTCGGACGACTGA
- a CDS encoding manganese catalase family protein, protein MAEPNPVLASLIIEQFGGADGELAAAMRYFTQALGEVDPGRKDLLLDIATEELSHLEVVGSIVAMLNKGVKAQISEASMKEADLMIAVNAGGASQKENLLFGGGPALIDSTGVPWTAAYVDSKGDPTCDLRSNIAAESRAKIVYERLINVTDDPGVKDALGFLMTREIAHQKSFEKALYSIENNFPPGKLPGIAAYANAYVNTSQGEGDMDGPWNSGEQWDRIDDLEQVMPFDDGDGTASVTLAKKDEAAVAALATRTQSNPGANVATGADLGAGPGAGRTSDEDLGGAKDIAEATAMAKKR, encoded by the coding sequence GTGGCGGAGCCCAATCCGGTGCTGGCATCCCTGATCATCGAGCAATTCGGCGGAGCGGACGGCGAACTGGCCGCAGCGATGCGCTATTTCACGCAGGCGCTCGGCGAGGTCGATCCCGGCCGTAAGGATCTTCTACTTGATATTGCCACCGAGGAATTGAGCCATCTCGAAGTGGTCGGATCGATCGTCGCCATGCTCAACAAGGGCGTCAAGGCGCAGATATCCGAAGCCTCGATGAAAGAGGCGGATCTCATGATCGCGGTCAATGCCGGCGGCGCCAGTCAGAAAGAGAATTTGCTGTTTGGCGGCGGCCCGGCGCTGATCGATTCAACCGGTGTTCCGTGGACGGCCGCCTATGTCGACAGCAAGGGCGACCCGACCTGCGACTTACGGTCCAACATCGCTGCCGAAAGCCGGGCAAAGATCGTCTATGAACGGTTGATCAACGTCACCGACGATCCTGGGGTCAAAGACGCGCTGGGTTTCCTGATGACGCGCGAGATCGCCCATCAAAAATCGTTCGAAAAGGCGCTTTATTCGATCGAAAACAATTTTCCGCCGGGCAAGTTGCCGGGGATCGCCGCCTACGCCAACGCCTATGTCAACACCTCCCAGGGCGAAGGCGACATGGACGGTCCGTGGAACAGTGGCGAACAATGGGATCGTATCGACGATCTGGAACAGGTCATGCCATTCGACGATGGCGACGGCACGGCAAGTGTCACGCTAGCCAAGAAGGACGAGGCGGCGGTGGCGGCTCTGGCCACACGAACGCAGTCCAATCCGGGCGCCAATGTCGCAACCGGTGCCGATCTTGGCGCCGGCCCGGGTGCCGGCCGCACGAGCGACGAAGACCTGGGCGGCGCGAAGGACATTGCCGAAGCGACTGCCATGGCGAAAAAACGCTAA
- a CDS encoding SRPBCC family protein: MATDLDDAPAVTRKHIKPDRDLTAAAVTINRPAADLFAYYRDFTNLPSFMENVVRIDALDGGRSHWVVKAPGGKTVEWDARVTNEVEGEEITWQSEDGAEVPNSGRVTFRDAGARGTVVTATIAYQPPAGTIGKLIAKMFQREPAIQARRDLRRFKQLMETGEVATPAMNAKQFEEMGL, encoded by the coding sequence ATGGCGACCGACCTCGACGACGCGCCTGCCGTGACGCGCAAGCATATCAAGCCCGATCGCGATCTGACCGCCGCGGCTGTAACGATCAACCGGCCGGCAGCCGACCTGTTCGCTTATTACCGCGACTTCACCAATCTCCCGAGCTTCATGGAGAACGTCGTTCGCATCGACGCGCTCGACGGCGGTCGTTCGCACTGGGTGGTCAAGGCGCCCGGTGGCAAGACCGTGGAATGGGACGCGCGTGTGACGAACGAGGTCGAGGGTGAGGAAATCACCTGGCAATCGGAGGACGGCGCCGAGGTCCCCAATTCGGGTCGCGTCACCTTCCGCGATGCGGGTGCGCGCGGCACCGTGGTCACGGCGACGATCGCCTACCAGCCGCCCGCCGGCACGATCGGCAAGCTGATCGCCAAGATGTTTCAGCGCGAGCCGGCCATCCAGGCGCGGCGTGATCTGCGCCGCTTCAAGCAGTTGATGGAAACCGGCGAGGTCGCGACCCCTGCGATGAACGCCAAGCAATTCGAGGAGATGGGATTGTGA
- a CDS encoding histidine phosphatase family protein: MARRWPENLWIVRHGQSAGNVARDAADEAALDRIAIHGRDVDVALSALGKEQAAALGQWFAQSSDQPDVVFASPYQRALQTASLVQHAGGMEQIPVVADERLREKEFGILDGYTLSGVRRHFPEQAEIRHVMGKFYHRPPGGESWCDVILRLRSLLDTVVLHHADRNVLIVGHQVVVLCLRYILEAMSERQILEIDAAGDVANCSVTHYRRDDNTSDHLSLVRYNYVVPVEQVAVEVTRAPDPPVAARG, from the coding sequence ATGGCGCGTCGCTGGCCCGAGAATCTGTGGATTGTCCGTCACGGTCAGAGCGCTGGAAATGTTGCGCGTGACGCCGCGGACGAGGCTGCGCTGGACCGGATTGCGATCCACGGGCGCGATGTCGATGTCGCCTTGAGCGCGCTCGGCAAGGAACAGGCCGCGGCGCTGGGCCAATGGTTTGCCCAATCGAGCGATCAGCCGGACGTCGTGTTCGCTTCGCCCTACCAGCGTGCCTTGCAAACCGCGAGCCTCGTGCAGCACGCTGGCGGCATGGAGCAGATACCTGTCGTCGCCGACGAGCGTCTGCGCGAGAAGGAGTTCGGCATCCTCGACGGCTATACGTTGTCAGGGGTGCGGCGCCACTTCCCCGAGCAAGCCGAAATTCGCCACGTGATGGGCAAATTCTACCACCGCCCGCCCGGCGGCGAGAGCTGGTGCGACGTCATCCTGCGGTTGCGGTCGTTGCTCGACACCGTTGTGCTCCATCACGCGGACCGCAACGTGTTGATCGTGGGTCATCAGGTCGTCGTGCTGTGCCTGCGTTACATTCTGGAGGCGATGAGCGAACGGCAAATCCTCGAGATCGATGCCGCCGGCGATGTCGCCAATTGCTCGGTCACCCATTACCGGCGCGACGATAACACGAGCGACCATCTGTCTTTGGTGCGTTACAATTATGTCGTACCCGTCGAGCAGGTGGCGGTCGAAGTGACGCGCGCCCCCGACCCGCCGGTCGCGGCCCGCGGATGA
- the cphA gene encoding cyanophycin synthetase, with protein MDALLLDPSSIETSRDGAPASSPPVVKVVERSVYRGPNIHSLRAMVRVRVEIGPLELHPASAQPGLTDGLLALLPGLALHHCSKGRPGGFVERLREGTWYGHVVEHVALELQVQAGTPVSRGKTRSVRSRPGTYDILVEYRDENVALLALRHALVLTSRLLPAELGSLDLGQLVATSSLDDRAAVGDMIAEIAALARRTAFGPSTQALVDAARRRGIPVTRLDEQSLVQLGFGSRQHKIRASITGNTSHIAVETAGNKQLTRQLLLDAALPAPRGVVVRSLDQARAQARRFRGPLVVKPVSANHGRGVTLNVDANSLPSAFATARAHGTRIIIEEQLPGEDHRFLVVGGRVVAVARRRPASVIGDGIADVATLVARANDDPRRGSGHENVLTRLVIDDAATAVLAAQGLAPGSVPSRGLPVRLRDTANLSTGGTAEDCTDDVHPDNIFVVEQAAATIGLDVAGIDFLSPDIARPVAETGGGIVEINAAPGLRMHLAPSSGTPRDVAAPIVDHLFPRPRDSRIPIVAITGTNGKSTTARMVARILRETVRTVGLTSTSGIYINERLIRSADASGPKSARQILANPTVDVAVFETARGGILREGLGFDRCDVGCVLNVTEDHLGLKGIDTVDDLANVKSVVIEAVKRRGVSVLNADDARTRRMRRHARGRICWFSMHGLQQLVADHVTAGGDAVVLEADGEKDAIVIYRGRDRTLVTTVDHVPATQKGAAGFNVENALAATAIAAGLGVAVDAIATGLAGFTTSYEDSPGRLNIIDRYGVTVIVDYAHNPAAVTALGKFLATLRQPGRRFIGTYSVPGDRRDEDLIGMGTLAASLFDELVFRETPDGRGRPRGEINALMSSGAIAGGMAESRIHRIVEEGAATLFALNLARPGDVVVISPTQIDLVWELVSDFTPARPRADHD; from the coding sequence GTGGACGCTCTTCTCCTCGACCCGTCTTCCATCGAGACTAGCCGGGACGGAGCGCCCGCTTCGTCCCCGCCGGTCGTCAAGGTTGTCGAGCGGAGCGTCTATCGTGGTCCAAACATCCACAGTCTCCGGGCGATGGTCCGCGTGCGCGTCGAGATCGGCCCGTTGGAGCTTCATCCAGCGAGTGCGCAACCCGGCCTGACGGACGGCTTGCTGGCGCTATTGCCCGGTCTCGCGTTGCACCACTGCAGCAAGGGACGTCCTGGCGGGTTTGTCGAGCGGCTGCGCGAGGGCACGTGGTACGGCCACGTCGTGGAACACGTGGCGCTGGAGTTGCAGGTCCAAGCGGGCACGCCGGTATCGCGGGGAAAAACCCGCTCCGTGCGGAGTCGCCCCGGCACCTATGATATTCTAGTCGAGTATCGCGACGAGAATGTCGCGCTGCTCGCGCTTCGCCATGCCCTGGTCCTGACGTCGCGGCTGCTTCCGGCTGAATTAGGCTCGCTCGATCTTGGCCAACTGGTCGCCACATCCTCTCTCGACGATCGGGCAGCGGTCGGCGACATGATCGCCGAGATCGCCGCACTTGCCCGGCGGACGGCATTCGGCCCTAGCACCCAAGCGTTGGTCGATGCCGCGCGACGGCGCGGCATTCCCGTCACTCGGCTCGACGAACAAAGCCTGGTCCAACTCGGCTTCGGCAGCCGTCAGCACAAGATCCGCGCAAGCATCACTGGCAACACCTCGCACATCGCGGTCGAGACAGCCGGCAACAAGCAATTGACCCGACAATTGCTATTGGACGCCGCCCTGCCCGCGCCACGTGGCGTCGTCGTGCGATCCCTCGACCAAGCCCGAGCGCAGGCAAGGCGGTTTCGCGGCCCCCTCGTCGTGAAGCCGGTCAGCGCCAACCATGGCCGCGGGGTTACGTTGAACGTCGATGCGAACAGCTTGCCCTCGGCCTTCGCGACGGCGCGCGCTCATGGCACACGCATCATTATCGAAGAACAATTGCCCGGCGAGGACCATCGCTTCCTCGTCGTCGGCGGGCGGGTCGTCGCCGTGGCCCGCCGCCGCCCGGCAAGCGTCATCGGCGACGGCATTGCCGACGTTGCGACGCTCGTGGCGCGGGCCAATGACGATCCGCGTCGCGGTTCGGGTCATGAGAACGTACTTACCCGACTCGTCATTGACGACGCGGCGACCGCTGTGCTGGCAGCGCAGGGTCTAGCGCCTGGATCGGTACCGTCTCGCGGTCTGCCTGTTCGCCTCCGGGACACCGCGAACCTGTCGACCGGCGGAACGGCCGAAGATTGCACCGACGACGTTCATCCCGACAATATATTCGTCGTCGAGCAAGCTGCCGCCACGATTGGATTGGACGTCGCCGGAATCGACTTTCTTTCGCCTGACATTGCGCGACCGGTTGCGGAAACCGGTGGCGGCATCGTCGAGATCAACGCCGCGCCCGGCCTCAGAATGCATCTCGCCCCATCGTCGGGCACGCCGCGCGATGTCGCGGCACCGATCGTCGATCATTTGTTCCCGCGACCGCGGGACAGCCGGATACCGATCGTCGCGATCACCGGCACGAACGGCAAGTCGACCACGGCGCGCATGGTGGCGCGTATCTTGCGCGAGACCGTGCGAACCGTCGGCCTCACCAGCACGAGCGGGATCTACATCAATGAGCGGTTGATCCGATCCGCGGACGCCAGCGGGCCAAAGAGCGCACGGCAGATCCTCGCCAATCCGACGGTCGATGTGGCGGTTTTCGAAACCGCACGTGGCGGCATTTTGCGGGAGGGGCTGGGATTCGATCGCTGTGATGTCGGTTGCGTGTTGAACGTAACGGAAGATCATCTGGGACTGAAAGGCATCGATACCGTCGATGATCTCGCCAACGTCAAGTCGGTCGTTATCGAGGCCGTGAAGCGGCGCGGCGTCAGTGTATTGAACGCCGATGACGCCCGAACCCGACGGATGCGCCGCCATGCGCGCGGTAGGATCTGCTGGTTCTCGATGCATGGCCTGCAGCAGCTTGTCGCCGATCACGTCACAGCGGGCGGAGACGCCGTCGTGCTGGAGGCTGACGGCGAAAAGGACGCCATCGTGATCTATCGTGGTCGCGACCGCACACTGGTCACCACGGTGGACCACGTGCCGGCGACGCAAAAGGGCGCCGCGGGGTTCAATGTCGAGAACGCCTTGGCAGCAACGGCGATTGCCGCCGGTTTGGGTGTTGCGGTGGACGCGATCGCCACAGGTCTTGCTGGCTTCACAACGTCCTATGAAGACAGTCCTGGCCGGTTGAACATCATCGATCGGTACGGCGTCACGGTAATCGTCGATTATGCTCACAACCCGGCGGCCGTCACCGCGCTCGGCAAATTTCTTGCGACGTTGCGGCAGCCCGGACGCCGGTTCATCGGTACGTACAGCGTGCCCGGAGACCGGCGCGACGAGGATCTGATCGGGATGGGAACTCTTGCGGCAAGCCTGTTCGACGAGCTGGTATTTCGCGAAACGCCCGATGGCCGCGGGCGTCCGCGTGGTGAAATCAATGCTCTCATGTCGAGCGGCGCAATTGCCGGCGGCATGGCGGAATCGCGCATTCATCGCATTGTCGAAGAAGGTGCAGCCACCCTGTTCGCCTTGAACCTTGCTCGGCCCGGCGACGTCGTCGTCATCAGCCCCACGCAGATCGACCTGGTGTGGGAACTGGTGAGCGATTTTACCCCTGCCCGTCCGCGAGCCGACCATGACTGA
- a CDS encoding zinc-dependent alcohol dehydrogenase, producing the protein MRALAWHGKHDVRVDTVDDPGIVNPRDAIIKVTSTAICGSDLHLYDGYIPTMQSGDILGHEFMGEVVEVGPKSTLKKGQRVVVPFTIACGACYHCGKHQYSACDNGLPADNQDIAQELYGQPMSGLFGYSHMTGGYAGGQAEYVRVPFSDVGPIIIPEGIDDDKVLFLSDILPTGWMAAENAEIEPGDTVAVWGCGPVGLFAVQSAFLMGAERVIAIDHFPHRLELAKKFGAETINFEESETYEALMLMTGGIGPDAVIDAVGLEAHGFFVDNVIDQIKASTFLGTDRTHSIRQAIFACRKGGRVSMPAVYGGFVDKFPLGAFMEKGLTLKTGQTHVQHYMPGLLQAILDGKIDSDFLISHRLPLEDAPKGYKMFHDNQNEVTKVVLKPGMTTAA; encoded by the coding sequence GTGAGAGCGCTCGCGTGGCACGGCAAGCACGACGTCCGCGTCGACACCGTCGACGATCCCGGGATCGTCAATCCGCGAGACGCGATCATCAAGGTCACCTCGACCGCGATATGCGGGTCAGACCTGCACCTCTACGATGGCTATATTCCGACGATGCAGTCGGGCGACATCCTTGGCCACGAGTTCATGGGCGAGGTGGTCGAGGTCGGGCCGAAGTCGACGCTCAAGAAAGGCCAGCGCGTCGTCGTGCCGTTCACGATCGCGTGCGGCGCCTGTTATCACTGCGGCAAGCATCAATATTCGGCGTGCGACAACGGCCTGCCTGCCGACAATCAGGACATCGCGCAGGAACTGTACGGCCAGCCGATGTCGGGCCTGTTCGGCTACAGCCACATGACAGGCGGCTATGCCGGCGGTCAGGCCGAATATGTTCGCGTCCCGTTCAGCGACGTCGGGCCGATCATCATTCCCGAGGGCATCGACGACGACAAGGTGCTGTTTCTGTCGGACATCCTGCCGACCGGCTGGATGGCGGCGGAAAACGCCGAGATCGAACCCGGCGATACCGTTGCGGTATGGGGCTGCGGGCCGGTCGGCTTGTTTGCAGTACAGTCCGCGTTCCTGATGGGTGCCGAGCGCGTCATCGCGATCGACCATTTCCCGCACCGGCTCGAGCTGGCGAAGAAATTCGGCGCAGAGACGATCAATTTCGAGGAAAGCGAAACCTATGAGGCGCTGATGCTGATGACCGGCGGGATCGGCCCCGATGCCGTGATCGACGCCGTCGGTCTCGAAGCGCACGGCTTCTTCGTCGACAATGTGATCGACCAGATCAAGGCATCGACCTTCCTGGGCACCGACCGGACGCATTCGATCCGCCAGGCGATCTTCGCGTGCCGCAAGGGCGGCCGGGTGTCGATGCCGGCGGTCTATGGCGGCTTCGTCGACAAGTTCCCGCTCGGCGCGTTCATGGAGAAGGGTTTGACGCTCAAGACCGGCCAGACCCATGTCCAGCACTATATGCCGGGGCTGCTTCAGGCCATCCTCGATGGGAAGATCGATAGCGACTTCCTGATCAGCCACCGCCTGCCGCTCGAGGACGCGCCCAAGGGCTACAAGATGTTCCACGACAACCAGAACGAAGTGACAAAGGTCGTGCTGAAACCCGGCATGACGACGGCAGCTTAA
- a CDS encoding NAD(P)H-hydrate dehydratase, with amino-acid sequence MTELLDRAWFERRCPRSDGGGKDERGQALVVGSSSLVPGAILLTGEAVLRSGAGRVQLATLAEIAPLLGVAFPEAAVIGLPSRDGELTAEGIDALEHGCARCDALIVGPGMIESERTPGLVAALLAKGGDVPCLLDAGAMTALRSIDTELPGRLVLTPHHGELATLMSADKDDVAGSPAAWAKRAAIRFGAVVVLKAAETFVASPEDRLARYVSTTPGLGTAGSGDVLAGLIGGLLARGASPFDAAAMGVWLHGSAGAAVARRHGPLGFLARDLLGEIPALLRG; translated from the coding sequence ATGACCGAGCTGCTCGATCGCGCCTGGTTCGAACGGCGCTGCCCGCGCAGCGACGGTGGCGGCAAGGACGAGCGGGGCCAGGCTCTTGTCGTCGGAAGTTCTTCGCTGGTACCGGGGGCGATCCTGCTGACCGGCGAGGCCGTGCTGCGATCGGGGGCGGGAAGGGTCCAGCTCGCCACGCTCGCCGAGATCGCGCCCTTGCTCGGCGTGGCGTTCCCGGAAGCTGCGGTTATCGGTCTTCCGTCGCGCGATGGCGAACTGACGGCCGAGGGGATCGACGCGCTCGAGCATGGTTGCGCCCGATGCGATGCCCTGATCGTCGGTCCAGGAATGATCGAGAGCGAGCGTACGCCGGGGTTGGTCGCGGCACTGCTGGCAAAAGGCGGCGATGTCCCTTGCTTGCTCGACGCCGGCGCGATGACGGCGCTTCGGTCGATCGATACCGAACTGCCCGGACGTCTCGTCCTCACGCCGCATCATGGCGAACTGGCCACCCTCATGTCGGCCGACAAGGACGACGTGGCCGGATCGCCAGCAGCATGGGCGAAGCGCGCCGCAATCCGTTTCGGCGCGGTGGTCGTGCTGAAGGCCGCCGAAACGTTCGTTGCCTCGCCGGAAGACCGGCTGGCCCGTTACGTCAGCACCACGCCCGGGCTTGGCACCGCCGGGTCCGGAGACGTGCTCGCGGGATTGATCGGCGGTCTGCTCGCTCGCGGTGCCTCACCGTTCGACGCGGCCGCAATGGGGGTGTGGCTGCACGGCTCGGCTGGCGCTGCGGTCGCCCGGCGACATGGGCCGCTGGGCTTTTTGGCGCGCGACCTTCTCGGCGAGATTCCGGCGCTGCTCCGCGGCTGA